The Acidianus manzaensis genome has a window encoding:
- a CDS encoding DUF1177 family protein, whose protein sequence is MLKSLLEAIDILESKDPLSKIREKVKGIKYEEKNFGEVTYLKAYYGNGGKKRVEILGRLGAIQMKDSKGLVSDADGAIVSLALILELINLKDKGITFDVDVSVVTNISLNAKLIPHKPFNFMIPLIDFNDALKEEVDPNADLILSIDSTKGNRLAKYDDFAITHVIKDGYILKLEDEVIDIYNRVTGHEVYMVPLTTGDLLPLDFNVYHISTLISPWLYTDSPVIGLATVSKQVVPGYVTGVLNMEMLEHTSRFCLEILKYVEKEGKIYNEEELKEIEEKLGKSNLIRVKRGST, encoded by the coding sequence ATGTTAAAGTCTTTACTTGAAGCTATAGATATTCTGGAATCTAAGGATCCTTTATCCAAGATCAGAGAAAAAGTCAAAGGGATTAAATATGAGGAGAAGAATTTTGGTGAAGTAACGTATTTGAAGGCTTATTATGGCAATGGAGGGAAGAAGAGAGTTGAAATCTTAGGAAGATTAGGGGCTATTCAAATGAAGGATAGTAAGGGTTTGGTGTCAGATGCTGATGGAGCAATAGTTTCTTTAGCTTTAATTTTAGAGTTAATTAACTTGAAGGATAAGGGAATAACTTTTGATGTTGATGTTTCTGTAGTCACTAATATTTCCCTTAATGCTAAGCTTATACCTCATAAACCTTTCAATTTTATGATTCCGTTAATTGATTTTAATGATGCGTTAAAAGAAGAGGTTGATCCTAATGCAGATTTAATTCTCTCTATTGATTCGACTAAAGGGAATAGATTAGCTAAATATGATGATTTTGCTATTACTCATGTAATAAAAGATGGTTATATATTGAAGTTAGAAGATGAGGTTATAGATATTTATAATAGAGTTACTGGTCACGAGGTTTACATGGTGCCTTTAACTACTGGAGATTTGTTACCTTTAGATTTTAACGTATATCATATAAGTACTTTGATTTCACCTTGGCTATATACTGATTCTCCAGTTATTGGTTTGGCTACTGTATCGAAGCAAGTTGTTCCAGGTTATGTTACTGGCGTTCTTAATATGGAAATGTTAGAACATACTTCAAGATTTTGTTTAGAAATATTAAAATATGTTGAAAAGGAAGGAAAAATATATAATGAAGAGGAATTAAAAGAGATCGAAGAAAAATTAGGAAAATCTAATTTAATTAGAGTAAAGCGTGGTTCAACTTGA
- a CDS encoding AAA family ATPase, whose amino-acid sequence MIKNIAIKKFRGLEFEGELKKFNFIIGKNGSGKTSFLESIFLSTLFLSDVSPVDLSSLVNYSLGSRGSILPSYSRLTSSEVDIDDQKVYFYKESEYTISVKVNENEVAKINLTFLPSLQSSVPVIQVEKTTSNSVKKIGNSVYLSTYFDKQEDKPRLFKAG is encoded by the coding sequence ATGATAAAGAATATAGCAATTAAGAAGTTCAGAGGTTTGGAATTTGAAGGCGAATTGAAAAAGTTTAACTTCATAATTGGGAAGAACGGATCAGGTAAGACAAGTTTCCTGGAATCAATTTTCTTATCAACACTCTTCCTTTCTGACGTTAGTCCTGTTGATCTATCTTCGTTAGTTAATTATTCTTTGGGCAGTAGAGGTAGTATATTACCGTCCTATTCTCGTTTAACTTCTTCTGAAGTCGATATTGATGATCAAAAAGTCTATTTTTATAAAGAAAGTGAATATACTATTTCTGTAAAGGTTAATGAAAATGAAGTAGCTAAAATAAATCTTACATTTTTACCATCACTTCAATCTTCTGTACCAGTTATTCAAGTAGAGAAAACTACTTCCAATTCAGTAAAAAAGATTGGTAATTCAGTTTATCTGTCAACATACTTTGATAAACAAGAAGACAAACCTCGCCTTTTTAAGGCGGGGTAA
- a CDS encoding glycosyltransferase family 2 protein: MVFISVIITAHDRKDYLMQAVDSVLNQTLPKTEYEVIVVKNFDEYTKELEKKGVKVIVTSDKELGKKIVLGAQEAKGDIISLLEDDDLFLPKKLEKIKKIFQKKR; the protein is encoded by the coding sequence ATGGTTTTCATTAGTGTTATAATTACTGCTCATGATAGAAAAGATTATTTAATGCAAGCTGTAGATTCTGTCTTAAATCAGACTTTACCTAAGACTGAATATGAAGTTATTGTTGTGAAAAACTTTGATGAATATACAAAAGAACTTGAAAAGAAGGGAGTAAAAGTAATAGTTACTTCAGACAAGGAACTAGGAAAAAAGATAGTATTAGGAGCACAAGAAGCTAAAGGTGATATTATATCATTATTAGAGGATGATGATTTATTCTTACCAAAGAAATTAGAAAAAATTAAGAAAATATTCCAAAAAAAACGATGA
- a CDS encoding glycosyltransferase family 2 protein, with protein sequence MVFISVIITAHDRKDYLMQAVDSVLNQTLPKTEYEVIVVKNFDEYTKELEKKGVKVIVTSDKELGKKIVIGTKEAKGEIITLLEDDDLFLPKKLEKVKKAFENKDVIFHSHGIQVFKYNNIPSDIRESKDEEMIIDVKKINRTGLKRLLLDHNYSIYFNTSRMSIRREVFKENEKLIEKFTFELDFLLFYVSALYGKLIVYDPEILSLYRVHNKSTNGFNVEFNEWLNKQVLIRKTHIEKFPVIKNFIEKKV encoded by the coding sequence ATGGTTTTCATTAGTGTTATAATTACTGCTCATGATAGAAAAGATTATTTAATGCAAGCTGTAGATTCTGTCTTAAATCAGACTTTACCTAAGACTGAATATGAAGTTATTGTTGTGAAAAACTTTGATGAATATACAAAAGAACTTGAAAAGAAGGGAGTAAAAGTAATAGTTACTTCAGACAAGGAACTAGGAAAAAAGATAGTGATCGGAACTAAGGAAGCTAAAGGAGAAATAATCACTCTACTAGAGGATGATGATTTGTTTTTGCCAAAAAAGTTAGAGAAGGTAAAAAAGGCTTTTGAAAATAAAGACGTTATATTTCATTCTCATGGAATTCAAGTATTTAAATATAATAATATACCATCTGACATTAGAGAAAGTAAAGATGAAGAGATGATTATAGATGTAAAGAAAATTAATAGGACTGGATTAAAAAGATTACTATTAGATCATAACTATTCAATCTATTTTAATACTAGTAGAATGAGTATAAGGCGAGAAGTATTTAAGGAAAATGAAAAACTCATAGAAAAATTTACATTTGAACTTGATTTTCTATTATTTTATGTTAGTGCTCTATATGGTAAATTAATTGTATACGACCCGGAAATTCTCTCTCTATATAGAGTTCATAATAAAAGTACGAATGGGTTTAATGTTGAATTCAATGAATGGCTAAATAAGCAAGTTCTGATAAGGAAAACTCATATTGAAAAATTTCCTGTAATTAAGAATTTTATAGAAAAAAAAGTATGA
- a CDS encoding FAD-binding oxidoreductase — translation MEEVLLKKLEREFGTAFTTDDKIVTEYSKSPYLVSPILSKMGKRALGVLYLEDEEEIKNALNICDYYRIPVVARGAGTSTIGQVLPIKESIIFDIKMKEKMEFEDNWIKLSSSVRVKNALEYLRKRGKELRVYPSSFYISIMGGYIAGGDVGIGSFQYGYHFDGNGIKSIKIVGPFQEYTLEGKDTLAVAQAAGTTGIITEAEVATIDYEDWKDQLIAVNELDEVVKILKNLSQIRDKVRRITIEDSNAFSLVGKNRVDKIGRWNVMVASTLSLGEEVNLKFLDELAFAAIYVTMSKLTNFKEYFYEVRLLPLSSFSKVVSEVKNALKDKVLIHGDVMTLRGETVIYTVFMSEKQNFDLIDSIMVKEGIPFEIHSIEVNDRVDEEFRLELMKKYKNIVDPHNILNPGKLRC, via the coding sequence ATGGAAGAAGTTTTATTGAAAAAGCTTGAGAGGGAATTTGGAACTGCTTTTACAACTGATGATAAAATTGTAACAGAATATTCAAAATCTCCTTATTTAGTTTCTCCTATTCTTTCAAAGATGGGTAAAAGAGCTCTAGGAGTACTTTACTTAGAGGACGAAGAGGAAATTAAAAATGCACTGAATATTTGCGATTACTATAGAATTCCAGTAGTAGCTAGGGGAGCAGGAACTTCGACTATTGGTCAAGTTTTGCCTATAAAGGAATCAATAATTTTTGATATTAAAATGAAGGAAAAAATGGAATTTGAAGATAATTGGATTAAACTTTCTTCTAGTGTAAGAGTTAAGAATGCTTTAGAGTACTTACGTAAAAGAGGAAAGGAGCTTAGAGTTTATCCTAGTAGTTTTTATATTTCTATAATGGGGGGATATATAGCTGGAGGAGACGTAGGAATTGGGTCTTTTCAATACGGTTATCATTTTGATGGAAATGGGATTAAAAGTATAAAAATAGTAGGACCTTTCCAAGAATATACATTAGAAGGAAAGGATACGTTAGCTGTTGCGCAAGCTGCCGGGACTACTGGAATTATAACTGAGGCTGAGGTTGCAACGATAGATTACGAAGATTGGAAGGATCAGTTAATTGCAGTTAACGAATTGGATGAAGTTGTAAAAATATTAAAGAATCTTAGTCAAATTAGAGATAAAGTTAGGAGGATTACTATAGAAGATTCAAATGCTTTTTCTTTAGTAGGTAAAAATAGAGTTGATAAGATTGGAAGGTGGAATGTAATGGTTGCTAGTACTTTAAGCTTAGGAGAGGAAGTTAACTTAAAGTTCCTTGACGAATTGGCTTTTGCAGCAATTTACGTAACAATGAGTAAGTTAACTAATTTTAAGGAATATTTTTACGAGGTAAGGCTTTTGCCATTATCTAGTTTTTCTAAGGTTGTAAGTGAGGTTAAAAATGCCTTAAAGGATAAAGTTCTAATTCACGGGGATGTGATGACTTTGAGAGGGGAAACTGTTATCTACACTGTATTTATGTCTGAAAAGCAGAATTTTGATTTAATAGATTCTATCATGGTAAAGGAAGGTATACCTTTTGAGATTCATTCAATAGAAGTAAATGACAGAGTAGATGAAGAATTTAGATTAGAATTAATGAAAAAATACAAAAATATTGTTGATCCTCATAATATATTAAATCCTGGGAAGTTAAGATGTTAA
- a CDS encoding M20 family metallopeptidase: protein MIKILSDLVSFETVNPPGKNYLEISKYLKDLFSEIGFSVEIIEIDDEYVRKNYIYDVNERYKRSIVLAKNDKEASIHFNGHYDVVPPGEGWITDPYKLKIIDGFAYGRGVSDMKGGIVSMYLALKDVKVPVEISLVPDEESGGIGTKYLVDTHKVSPKYVIIGEPSFPNIFIGHYGIIRGLIKVHGKQGHASIGGENAFINASKLALEIDRTYGEKVRRKGNPPLSLNLGGYVVSSSNNDGIIPGEFGFSFYRSILPGEEVREELEDNVKEIASRLNVRYTMEIKSLVPGFYQDSTLAKIGEECAIKILNKTEKIISQLRFDGVFFNKYCNSEVINIGPGEEAHVPNEKINIKNIQKVAEVYKCIINSMKMS from the coding sequence TTGATAAAGATTCTTTCAGATTTGGTTTCGTTTGAAACTGTTAATCCTCCTGGTAAAAATTACTTGGAGATTTCTAAATATCTTAAGGATTTATTTTCTGAAATTGGATTTAGCGTAGAAATAATAGAAATTGATGATGAATACGTTCGTAAGAATTATATTTATGATGTGAATGAAAGATATAAAAGAAGTATAGTTTTAGCTAAAAATGATAAAGAAGCGAGCATTCACTTTAACGGCCATTACGATGTAGTTCCGCCTGGTGAAGGGTGGATTACTGATCCTTATAAACTGAAAATTATTGATGGTTTTGCTTATGGGAGAGGCGTTTCTGACATGAAGGGTGGAATAGTTAGCATGTATTTGGCTCTCAAAGATGTTAAGGTCCCAGTGGAGATTTCTCTAGTTCCGGATGAGGAGAGTGGCGGAATAGGAACTAAGTATTTAGTGGATACTCATAAAGTTTCGCCTAAATACGTAATTATAGGTGAACCTAGTTTTCCTAATATATTCATAGGGCATTATGGAATAATAAGGGGGTTAATCAAGGTTCACGGTAAGCAAGGGCATGCGAGTATTGGTGGAGAAAATGCTTTTATAAATGCTTCTAAATTAGCGTTAGAAATAGATAGGACTTATGGAGAAAAGGTTAGAAGGAAGGGTAATCCTCCTTTGTCTTTGAATCTTGGTGGATATGTTGTCTCTAGTAGTAATAATGATGGAATTATACCTGGAGAGTTTGGATTTAGTTTTTATAGAAGTATTTTGCCTGGCGAAGAAGTAAGAGAAGAATTAGAAGATAATGTGAAAGAAATAGCTTCTAGATTGAACGTCAGATATACTATGGAGATTAAGTCTTTGGTTCCTGGTTTTTATCAAGATTCTACATTGGCTAAAATTGGAGAAGAGTGTGCAATTAAGATTTTGAATAAAACTGAAAAAATTATTTCACAACTCAGATTTGATGGTGTGTTTTTCAATAAATATTGCAATTCTGAAGTAATAAACATAGGTCCAGGAGAGGAAGCTCACGTTCCTAATGAGAAAATCAATATTAAAAACATACAGAAGGTAGCTGAAGTGTATAAGTGTATAATTAACTCAATGAAAATGTCATAA
- a CDS encoding ATP-binding protein → MKFEVKNIGPIKHADLNFDDKVVIIGPNSSGKTVLSRLFYVVTDPFFNFHFEFDPPLKGELIFGKDPFDVKKLMKIIKENKDIIMNKIKSNIYGLINSSWIQENSELITERYKMKLGLDDIEVYDKDLKIEFECREENGIKEAVIILEITSKAFDVGIYPVNSVEGENFVTSNIIMDLLRTYDNRSAFIPTERIGAPLLLSIANEDF, encoded by the coding sequence ATGAAATTCGAAGTAAAAAACATAGGGCCTATAAAGCATGCAGACCTTAATTTCGATGATAAAGTAGTTATAATAGGACCAAATTCATCCGGAAAAACAGTTTTATCAAGACTATTTTACGTTGTTACGGACCCTTTTTTTAACTTTCACTTTGAATTCGATCCACCTTTAAAAGGAGAGTTGATCTTTGGAAAAGATCCATTTGATGTAAAAAAACTCATGAAGATAATTAAAGAAAATAAAGATATAATAATGAACAAAATAAAATCAAATATTTATGGCCTTATCAATAGCTCTTGGATTCAAGAAAATTCAGAGCTCATAACTGAAAGATATAAAATGAAGCTTGGTTTAGACGATATAGAAGTATATGATAAAGATTTAAAAATAGAATTTGAATGCCGGGAAGAGAACGGAATAAAGGAAGCAGTAATAATCTTAGAAATCACCAGTAAAGCTTTTGACGTAGGAATATATCCTGTTAATTCTGTAGAAGGTGAAAACTTTGTAACGTCAAATATTATAATGGATCTTCTTAGAACATATGACAATCGCTCAGCATTTATACCCACAGAAAGAATTGGCGCACCATTATTACTGAGTATAGCAAACGAGGATTTTTAA
- a CDS encoding RNA-guided endonuclease InsQ/TnpB family protein, producing the protein MGNSTGQLRTDEGQEPTLTPAIPVEVPNIKTNVIRLLVNGFQNRKLHKLANTSAKLWNELTYERRQQYFKEKKVNFKETYKKYYEKYKIILKVNSQAIIQKNNEAWSSFFSLLKQGEKATPPGYWKKNGKRKEILIIRQDRYEVKDNNIILKDFGLEIEFAGKLRWSGKQGRLEIIYDELKNTWYANIPVEVGVYLARTGKPSKYIVKGKRDKIIIATPKSNKKASIDLGINMLASVVVDDGTWLLYRGTRAKEDYFYFQKKIAEVQSLADKTKNIGEAEAYEELTREKRRLFKKLYSRLLHLYRTLASHLARTLYELGVSEVYVGYPYDIAQDKGNKFTVNMWSYGKLIDILSQKLIEYGMRVYKVIEYNTSRYCAYHGVEVVRKPRGTITCSLGHKLHSDLNGALNIMKRVVKGIPVKIKRPLSFYVFHNGVAPIKGSNALDPSGILAFRAWSGSKTFCRGKY; encoded by the coding sequence ATGGGTAACTCTACTGGTCAACTTAGGACGGATGAGGGGCAGGAGCCGACACTCACTCCTGCAATACCAGTAGAAGTACCCAACATAAAAACAAACGTTATCAGGCTTTTAGTAAACGGTTTTCAAAACAGAAAACTACACAAACTAGCTAACACTTCAGCAAAACTATGGAACGAACTAACTTACGAAAGAAGACAACAATACTTCAAAGAAAAGAAAGTAAACTTCAAAGAAACATACAAGAAATACTACGAAAAATACAAGATCATTCTGAAAGTCAATTCACAAGCAATCATTCAGAAAAACAATGAAGCATGGTCATCCTTCTTTTCGTTGTTAAAACAAGGTGAAAAAGCAACACCACCAGGCTATTGGAAGAAGAACGGAAAAAGAAAAGAGATACTAATAATTAGACAAGACAGATACGAAGTGAAGGACAACAACATTATTTTGAAAGATTTTGGCTTAGAAATTGAATTCGCTGGAAAGCTAAGATGGAGTGGCAAACAAGGAAGATTAGAGATAATTTACGACGAACTGAAAAACACGTGGTACGCAAATATACCAGTAGAAGTTGGCGTTTATTTAGCAAGAACTGGCAAACCATCAAAGTACATTGTAAAAGGAAAGAGAGATAAAATAATCATAGCAACGCCTAAAAGTAACAAGAAGGCATCAATTGACCTCGGAATTAACATGTTAGCTAGTGTTGTAGTTGATGATGGTACTTGGTTATTGTATCGCGGTACTAGAGCAAAAGAGGATTACTTCTATTTTCAAAAGAAGATTGCTGAAGTGCAATCACTGGCAGATAAAACTAAGAATATTGGTGAGGCTGAAGCTTATGAAGAATTGACAAGAGAAAAGAGAAGGTTATTTAAGAAACTTTACTCTCGTTTATTACACTTATACAGAACATTAGCATCTCATTTAGCTAGGACATTATACGAACTCGGTGTTTCAGAAGTGTATGTTGGCTATCCTTACGATATTGCTCAAGATAAGGGGAATAAGTTTACGGTAAACATGTGGAGTTATGGTAAACTAATAGATATTCTTTCTCAAAAGCTTATTGAGTATGGTATGAGAGTGTATAAAGTGATTGAGTATAATACTTCGCGTTACTGTGCTTATCATGGTGTAGAGGTTGTGAGGAAGCCGAGAGGTACAATAACGTGTAGTTTAGGTCATAAGCTTCATTCTGATCTAAATGGAGCTTTAAATATTATGAAGAGGGTGGTGAAAGGGATTCCAGTAAAGATTAAGAGACCGCTTTCGTTTTACGTATTCCATAATGGAGTAGCTCCTATAAAGGGGAGTAACGCTTTAGACCCTAGCGGAATCCTCGCCTTTAGGGCGTGGAGTGGGTCAAAGACTTTCTGTAGAGGGAAATACTGA
- a CDS encoding helix-turn-helix domain-containing protein: protein MNGIYNVKLTISHKGCWTEHVKYKVKTIKISNYNNKKVKVIVISPFNITKELKNADNVEEIVKYNKLNEGYIIQFLEDKDSTISGTLIEFEDDILDYSNVVNRGIEIWNITTTNKRLTKIFIDKFGAENVNIEKLKLNNLLRGTNLTEKELLSLKTAVMMGYFNYPRNVKAKDIATVLGISKQAFLYNLRNCINKIIMSVDLDNMD from the coding sequence ATGAATGGTATATATAACGTCAAATTAACCATCTCTCACAAGGGGTGTTGGACGGAGCATGTAAAATATAAGGTCAAGACTATAAAAATTTCTAACTATAATAATAAGAAGGTTAAAGTAATAGTTATTAGTCCATTTAATATTACAAAAGAGCTTAAGAACGCAGATAATGTTGAAGAAATTGTAAAATATAATAAATTAAATGAAGGTTATATTATTCAGTTTTTGGAAGATAAAGATAGTACAATTTCTGGAACTTTAATTGAATTTGAAGATGATATTTTGGATTATTCTAACGTCGTAAATAGAGGTATAGAAATTTGGAATATAACAACTACAAACAAGAGACTTACTAAAATTTTTATTGACAAATTTGGTGCTGAAAACGTAAATATAGAAAAATTGAAATTAAACAATTTATTACGTGGAACTAATCTGACTGAAAAGGAATTACTATCGCTCAAAACTGCTGTGATGATGGGATATTTCAACTATCCGAGGAATGTGAAAGCTAAAGACATAGCTACTGTACTAGGAATTTCAAAACAAGCATTTCTCTATAATTTAAGGAACTGCATCAATAAAATTATAATGTCTGTAGATTTAGATAATATGGATTAG
- a CDS encoding metallophosphoesterase family protein — MKFRELELEINDKVLVLSDIHYPHCNIDEIREITRRENPSLIILLGDIIVSQDYKTFLDKLQAKTQIVYVKGDEDKCDGDTDILKLKNYNKNYLLLHGHQYFNERNEYQLAKFLMKINKNIPPFLFCLFFRLALKNLDNFLILGHSHALKYFKSIRCANAGTLSLVNNLYNDRGYIILDKKGIEVKTIK; from the coding sequence ATGAAATTTAGAGAACTTGAACTAGAAATAAATGACAAAGTCCTAGTATTGTCAGATATTCATTATCCTCATTGCAATATTGACGAAATTAGAGAAATTACAAGGAGAGAAAACCCTTCTCTAATCATATTATTAGGAGATATTATAGTTTCTCAAGATTACAAAACATTTTTAGATAAATTACAAGCAAAAACTCAAATAGTTTACGTCAAAGGAGACGAAGATAAATGCGATGGAGACACAGACATTCTTAAACTAAAAAATTACAATAAAAATTATCTTCTTCTACACGGTCATCAATATTTTAACGAGAGAAATGAATATCAATTAGCTAAATTTTTAATGAAAATTAATAAAAATATACCTCCCTTCTTATTCTGCTTATTCTTTAGATTAGCTCTCAAAAACCTTGATAATTTTTTAATTTTAGGACATTCACATGCTCTAAAATATTTTAAAAGCATACGCTGTGCTAACGCAGGTACATTATCCTTAGTTAATAATTTGTATAACGATAGAGGTTACATAATTCTTGACAAAAAAGGAATAGAAGTAAAAACTATTAAATGA
- a CDS encoding APC family permease, with amino-acid sequence MDEKRNEIRRGVLGTWLVASYGIAANAPIAVATLYFVGIAGLAGGALPLITLLSYIIYATTLVIIYEWSKDIASAYSFVAIVKKGLGSSLASFTVGYGYLYQYLVSGAAGFGILGIASFLYLINPSIQSTMPWLWAVIVTIITIEVTLLMWFGVKPGGMLNLIVGLVSIGFLIITSLILIGLAGSNNTLSVFTPQPIGNNWILVLTAMIFGITTFGGATTPIGVAEEAKIPKKTLPKALLLGFAVLGIGLLLNAYAQTVIYGPSNMFNYATLSDPMIIIYSKYFNPVIVILLIILVAFMFNSSTLAFATSGSRMVYGMARDNVLYPSIFSKVNKHGVPGNAIILTGAIIGALSLISGYILGPLEASIFLITFGSFYVAFGHLFAAIGLVRYKVKIKMANLVKHIIIPVISAIAYIMVIYFGTYPAPAFPLNIAVFLAWGVLGLHAVGYYILKTRKPEIMKKFGDFSI; translated from the coding sequence ATGGATGAAAAAAGAAACGAAATAAGAAGAGGGGTTTTAGGAACATGGTTAGTTGCGAGCTATGGAATAGCAGCCAACGCGCCAATAGCAGTAGCTACATTATATTTTGTTGGAATAGCAGGCCTAGCAGGTGGAGCGTTACCACTCATTACACTCTTGTCATATATAATTTATGCAACAACTTTAGTAATAATTTATGAATGGAGCAAAGACATTGCTTCAGCTTATAGTTTTGTAGCAATTGTGAAAAAAGGATTAGGAAGCAGTTTAGCTTCATTTACCGTAGGATACGGTTACCTCTATCAATATTTAGTCTCAGGTGCAGCTGGATTCGGTATATTAGGAATTGCTTCGTTCTTATACTTAATTAATCCTTCAATTCAATCTACGATGCCTTGGCTTTGGGCAGTAATAGTAACAATTATCACTATAGAAGTAACCTTGCTTATGTGGTTTGGAGTAAAACCTGGAGGAATGCTCAATTTAATAGTAGGATTAGTATCCATAGGATTCCTTATCATAACTTCATTAATACTAATAGGATTAGCAGGAAGTAACAATACATTATCAGTATTTACACCTCAACCGATAGGCAATAACTGGATTTTAGTATTAACTGCGATGATATTTGGAATAACCACATTTGGAGGAGCAACAACGCCAATAGGCGTAGCAGAAGAAGCTAAAATACCTAAGAAAACATTACCTAAAGCATTACTTTTAGGATTTGCAGTATTAGGGATAGGATTATTATTAAACGCTTATGCTCAAACGGTAATATACGGACCATCAAACATGTTCAATTACGCTACACTTTCAGATCCAATGATAATAATCTATAGCAAATACTTCAATCCTGTCATAGTAATACTCCTTATAATATTAGTAGCATTTATGTTCAATTCCTCAACATTAGCATTTGCAACCAGCGGAAGCAGAATGGTATACGGAATGGCCAGAGACAATGTATTATATCCCAGCATATTCTCCAAAGTAAATAAGCACGGAGTCCCAGGAAATGCAATAATATTAACTGGGGCAATAATCGGAGCATTAAGCCTAATAAGTGGATACATACTTGGACCATTAGAAGCAAGCATATTCTTAATAACATTTGGTTCATTCTACGTAGCCTTTGGACATTTATTTGCAGCAATAGGCTTAGTAAGATATAAAGTGAAAATAAAAATGGCTAACCTAGTTAAACATATTATAATTCCCGTAATATCCGCAATCGCTTATATTATGGTTATTTATTTTGGAACTTACCCAGCTCCTGCATTTCCCTTAAATATTGCAGTATTTTTAGCCTGGGGAGTGTTAGGATTACATGCAGTAGGATATTATATATTGAAAACAAGAAAACCAGAAATCATGAAAAAATTCGGTGATTTTAGCATATAA